The stretch of DNA AGAACTCAGTGTAAACTCAAAAGGAGCTGTTTACCTTGCAGACAGTCAAAAAGGTGAAGCTACTGTATTGGATATCGGTGGTATGGACAACAAAGTTATAACTGTTAACAACGGAATTCCAGATAACTTCACCATGGGAGGAATCTGTGCCGGAGCATCAGGACGATTCCTTGAAATAACTTCACGAAGGCTTGGAGTTGATATAAGTGAACTTGGAGCACTGGCTTTAAAAGGAAATTACAAAAACGTTCTTTTAAACAGTTACTGCATGGTATTCGGTATTCAGGATCTGGTTACTTCACTTGCTGCAGGAGGTACCAAAGAAGACGTGGCAGCCGCTGCGTGTTACTCTGTAGCAGAACAGGTTTATGAACAGCAGCTCCAGGAAATTGATGTTCGTGAGCCCCTGATTCAGGTAGGAGGAACATCACTTGTGGAAGGCCTTGTAGAAGCAGTAAGTACAGTTCTTGGCGGTATCAAAGTTATTGTGCCAGAAAATTCACAATACATCGGTGCAGTTGGTGCTGCGCTTCTAGTATCCGGTTTAGGGAAAAAGTAGTTGTCTGCATGGAGATATTAAATGATAGTTGAATCTTACGATGAAAACGGTGCAAAAGTCTATGAAATGGTTATAAGACAGACATTACAAGATCTCCAGGTTTCAAGAGCAATTAGAGATATGAAAGTGTTTGCAGACCCAAGAGAGCCTGTATTTATCATTGTAGTCGAATATGAAAAAGCTGCATCTCCCATTACAATTGACGATCTTGCAGAGTATGAATATAAAAAAGATGAAAACAACTTATACATAAGGGTTAAAGATGAAACTTACCTTCCAGAGTTACTTCAAAAATTGTGGGAAATTGAAGGAAGGGAAAATATACAACAGCCCAGCAGATATGAAATTATAATAAACAATCCTAAAGCCAAAGTGGAAGGAATTATTATCCACGACCCCCAAGAGGACTTAAAAAAGAAGGTATATGATGCCATATTCAGAATAATACCTGAAGGCTTTAAGGTTATAGACCATTTATCAGAAGGTAATGTTATTGCAATGGTCTGTTCTGATGAAATTATTAAAGAAGAATGGATCCAAAAGCGAGATGAGATGATTAAAAAACTTAAATAATAATTAAAGCCTCTTAAGGAGATAATAAAATGAAAGAAAGTAAGTTTGCCCATATAACAAAAGTGCACCCCTGCTTTAATGAAAAAATGCATGATAAAGTTGGAAGAATCCACGTTCCAATTGCACCAAAATGTAATATTCAATGTAATTTCTGTACAAGGGACATCAACAAATGTGAAGTCCGTCCAGGAGTTGCTTCAAGAGTCATGACTGTCGATGATGCAATAGAACATGTCAGGAAAGTTACAGGTGAAATGCCAATTTCTGTGGTGGGTGTTGCAGGTCCTGGAGATGCCCTATTTAACGATGAAACATTTGAATTCTTTAAACGTGCAGGCGAGGAGTTTCCTGAACTTATAAAATGTATGAGTACAAACGGACTTCTTTTACCAGATAAAGCTGATCTAATTGCAGAATTAGGTATAAATTCAGTGACAGTCACTGTAAATGCAGTTGATCCGGAAATAGGAAAAGAAATTTACAGCGGAGTTTTCTATGATGGTAAAATGTACAAGGGAGAAGAAGCATTTAAAATACTCTCCAAAAACCAGCTTGAAGGCATAGAAAAACTTGCAAAAAAAGATGTAGTGATAAAAGTTAACGCTGTACTGATTCCCGGATTAAACGACGAGCATATAATTGATATTGCAAAAGAAGTCAAAAAACGAGGGGCTTCTTTAATGAATGTAATCCCTCTAATACCACTTAACAAATTCAAAGATTACGAAAAGCCAGGATGCGCACAAATAAGCCAGGTAAGAGATGCTGTTGAAGAAATAATACCTGTATTTAGAGCATGTACCCAATGTAGAGCAGATGCATACGGAGTTCCTGGTAAAGAAGACAAACACCTTGATATGACTCCAGCAAGTCACTATTAACTAAATTAAGGGAACATAACCCTTCTTTAAATTCTTTTTTATTTTAGCTCAAAACAGTAACTATTTTTTGTTTTATCCCAATATAGTCATATTAATCTAAGGAGAAATTTTAATGAAAACAATGTTCTGGGAAGATAGTCAACTTGTACTCATTGATCAAACAAAATTACCTCATGAACTGGTTTATTACCGCTGCAAAACTTATAAAGATGTTATTCACGCCATTAAA from Methanobacterium veterum encodes:
- a CDS encoding radical SAM protein, with amino-acid sequence MKESKFAHITKVHPCFNEKMHDKVGRIHVPIAPKCNIQCNFCTRDINKCEVRPGVASRVMTVDDAIEHVRKVTGEMPISVVGVAGPGDALFNDETFEFFKRAGEEFPELIKCMSTNGLLLPDKADLIAELGINSVTVTVNAVDPEIGKEIYSGVFYDGKMYKGEEAFKILSKNQLEGIEKLAKKDVVIKVNAVLIPGLNDEHIIDIAKEVKKRGASLMNVIPLIPLNKFKDYEKPGCAQISQVRDAVEEIIPVFRACTQCRADAYGVPGKEDKHLDMTPASHY
- a CDS encoding methanogenesis marker 17 protein, giving the protein MIVESYDENGAKVYEMVIRQTLQDLQVSRAIRDMKVFADPREPVFIIVVEYEKAASPITIDDLAEYEYKKDENNLYIRVKDETYLPELLQKLWEIEGRENIQQPSRYEIIINNPKAKVEGIIIHDPQEDLKKKVYDAIFRIIPEGFKVIDHLSEGNVIAMVCSDEIIKEEWIQKRDEMIKKLK